The genomic stretch CGCTGGAAAAGCGTTGACGGGTTTCTCGAAGATTTTTCAGCCCCTGACAATAGTCTTGTCAAACGGTCATCGCCATCAGAAGATTCAATAACACCAGCATTGTTTCTTGATTCTACCCAATTTACAATTCATTCTGAGTATCTGTCAATGTCGGTGGATTATTCAACCTTTCCTCAACGCATTTTCACTGAAGAAGACGGTCAGAATGCACTGCGTTTTGTCCAAGAAAATATCGTCTTACTGTATGTTGCTAGTTTTGTAATCACCTTTGTTCTTTGTTTTATGTTCCTAGTGCTCGCATCGAGTGGACTCGCTTTATCCAGCCAGCTTTTCTCCACCGTTATGAAGAAAAAACGCAGCTCTTATACACAAGCATGGTCGATGAGCGCCTTTACATTGCCCTTAGGAACGTTTCTTTACCTTATTGGCAGCGTCATAGGACAACCCCTTTTTGGGCTAGGTGGCGTATTCGTAACGATATCTATGATGTTTCTCGCCATAAAAAAGCTGCCTGTCAGCCGTGTATAACCAACTGACAGGCAGCTTTAACTTATTCCTGAATTATTGATTCTTCCGTTTGAGGCTTCACGACTATTTTCGTCCCATCCACAGCAACAACATTCACTGTTGTCTGTTGCTTGATCCATTGTCCAGAAGACACTGCACTATAGTCGGTCTCGTTAATGCGAACCGTGCCAATGGGGCGAAAGTCAGTCATCGTCATTCCTTCTTTTCCAACGAGTTCTTTATAAGACAGATTTATTGAATTATAGCCGGCTTCACTCGTCAAACGATCTTTGAGTGCGAGCTTAGACCATACATTCCGCTTTGGAAAAACTTTAAGAAGAAATAATGCGCCTGCGACACCAATCATCATACCAATGGTTACTGCGACACCATAGGTTAATGATGGAGAAGGCACAGCAATGGCAACGATCATCATAAGTGTGCCGATAATGGCTAATGTCCCGTCATTGAGAAGCTTTCCGTCAATTAATATAAGAGCGATGCCAATAATATAAATGGCAACCATCCAGACGAGCGCTCCCCCTGACACATGGTAGCTAAAGTAAAGCAGCATCAACAAAAGACCAATTGCACCTAAAATACCGCGTGTTTTAACGAGGATTTCTCCTAAAATAAACATCGTCGCAAAAAGGATAACTGCCATCCCAATAAACACATAATCCAGGAGCATTGTCTTCACCACCTTTCAGTTACGTGTATAAGTCCTTCTATTTATAAAACGTTCCCTCTACTTTAGTATACGAATTAAAGTTGATAAAGTTTCACTAAATCTGGACTATTTTGCGTTCCTTTTACATTATGACATACCTTGTCCTCTTCTACCATATAGTGATGGTAGAGATCACGAAAAGAGGATGAAGCGAAATGAAACAATTTATCGTCGTTGTGTTGAGCTTTGCGATCATCTATGCCATTGTTTATGACTTTCGAAGCGGGACAATACCAAGCACACAATCTGTTGGCAACTGGGAAACCGTTGATGTCCTCCAACAAGACGAGTTACTCCCAAGTACGCGTTCTGAAGAAAACAACACTTATATAGAACATATGGTTAAACCTGGTGATACCGTTCTCGGGATTATCGAAAGTCTGCATGACAATCAAATACCAGTGCCCATTGAACAAATTTCAGAGGACTTTATCGCCTTAAACCAGTCACCCGTGAACACAATTGAAGCTGGTGAAGTCTATCGGTTTCCATTATACAATCAATAATGAAGTACTTTTTAGGAATTAGGTACTTTTTCTTGTCTTTTTAAAATTGGTCTTGTTACAATGAGATTAGTTGGGAGACTGTTCGTGATACGGATGGTTTAATAGAGGAGAGATGATACAATGAGCGAATTAGTTCATCGTAAAAATACGAGACCTGTTAAGGTAGGAAATGTAACGATTGGTGGTTCAAATGAACTTTTCATTCAAAGCATGACGACAACAAAAACACATGATGTCGAAGCCACTGTCGCAGAAATTCATCGTTTGGAAGAGGCTGGATGTCAGATTGTTCGCGTTGCTTGCCCTGATGAAAGAGCAGCAAATGCCATCGCTGATATTAAAAAACAAATCAATATTCCGCTAGTTGTCGACATCCATTTTAATTACAAATTGGCGTTGAAAGCAATTGAAGGCGGCGCAGATAAAATCCGAATCAACCCAGGAAATATCGGAAAACGCGACAAAGTGGAGCTTGTGGTAAACGCAGCTAAAGAAAAAAACATCCCCATCCGAATTGGAGTAAATGCAGGTTCGCTTGAACGGGGGATTCTTGAAAAGTACGGTTACCCTACCGCCGATGGGATGGTCGAAAGTGCATTGCATCACATTAAAATTCTAGAGGACCTTGATTTCCATGACATCATTGTGTCCATGAAAGCTTCTGATGTGGGCCTCGCTGTCGAAGCCTATGAAAAAGCAGCTAAGGCCTTTGATTACCCATTGCATTTAGGCATCACTGAATCAGGAACCTTATTTTCTGGAACTGTAAAGAGCGCTGCTGGCTTAGGCATCCTTCTTAGCAAAGGAATCGGAAATACGCTGCGCGTTTCCTTGTCTGCGGATCCCGTAGAAGAGGTAAAAGTGGCAAGAGAACTTTTAAAGAGCTTTGGACTTGCATCAAACGCTGCGACATTAATTTCATGTCCAACGTGCGGGCGAATCGAAATCGACTTAATCTCAATCGCTAACGAGGTTGAAGAGTACATTTCAAAAATTAAAGCCCCAATTAAAGTTGCTGTATTAGGCTGTGCAGTAAATGGTCCAGGTGAAGCACGTGAGGCTGACATCGGCATTGCTGGAGCACGTGGTGAAGGCCTTCTCTTCCGCCATGGTGAAACGGTCCGTAAAGTACCCGAGGACCAAATGGTTGAGGAGCTTAAAAAAGAAATTGATATTTTAGCTGAAGCACATCGATTAAAAGAAGAAGCAAAAAAAGAAGAAACATTAAAAGCTTGACACTATGTGTCAAGCTTTTTAATGTTCAAACAAGACTTTGCTCACGGCTTTTGAGGCACTTGGAAGGCGCTCATTACCGCATTGTAGGCAATGAGCGTCAGATGAGACAAAGCACCGACGAAAGCAAACGTTTGTCATAAGCTCTATATGAACGGTGCAAAAAACAAACTAATGAGCACAGCAACAACACCTAAACCAATAGCCCATAGAGCCATTGCACCAGCGCCTCGTCTGCGAGAGATGAAACCGATGATAATACCTGCAGCACCGAGAATCAGCGGGAGCACAAACAGAGCCAAAAGGGAAAGTGCCAAAGCAAGACCGCTTAAGCCAACCGCATTCGAGTCTGTATTTGTGGAACGCTCTCGATCATCATCTATACTGTCTTGATCTCGATTACGATCTCGATCGATACCATCAAAGGAGGCTTCTGTAGCGGTTTCCTCTAGATAAGAACGATCTGCTGCATCGTCTGCGCGGATGTCCTCAAAACCTTCATCGTGCCTTCTATCATCATTATGCACACCTAACACCTCCTCTTTTCTGAAGAGCAGTTATAGTATGCAACTAGCGAGCCTAGCCTATGCTGGGAAATTAATCGATTTGCGCCGTTTTTGCCACGAACATCAATTTCACTTTTTTCCACAATAAAACGATACAAAGCAATGCAATTGACACCATAACGATCGTTCCACCCGAGGGAAGCTCGAGGTAATACGCAGCTACTAACCCGCCGACAACCGCAAGCTCACCGAAAACAATCGATAGGACAATCGTTTCTTTGAAGCCTTTTGCAATTCGTATACTGGTCGCCACCGGTAGTGTCATTAAAGCAGAAACGAGCATAATTCCAACAATTCTCATACTCGCCGCTATGACGAGGGCAACAATAACGATGAATACAAAATGAACTTTTTTCGTAGGCATTCCTGAAGCTTTGGCATGTTCTTCGTCAAATGAAAGGAACACAAGCTCCTTATATAAAAACACCAATACGCTAGACACGACGATGAGAATCGCAAATACAGTCCACATGTCACTTCGTGAAATTGCATTAATACTCCCAAAGAGGTAATAAAATAAATCCTGATTGAATCCATTGGCAAGCGAAATAAAAATAACACTTAATCCAATGCCACCTGATAAAATAATCGGTATGGATAATTCTTGAAAAGAGGCATACAAGCTTCGAAGCTTTTCGATAAGCAACGAGCCAATGACGGAAAATAGTAAGGCTGTATACAGCGGATTAAACGCTGTAACAAACGCTACCTTTGCTTGGATCAACAGCCCAGCTGCAATGCCAGCTAATGTAATGTGAGAAAGGGCATCAGCGATTAAGGAGAGCCGCCGTACAACAATAAATACACCAAGGAACGGCGCAAGGAAACCAATCATAATACCCGTCAAAAACGCATTTTGCAGGAATTCAAATCGAACAATATTTTCAATCATGCCAGACCTCCATGATCATGAGATACGGCATGGACAGCGTGACCGTAAAATTGGGAGAGCACCTCATCGTCCAGCTTGTTAAATGTGTCCATTTCTCCATGAAAGTGCAGTTCTCGATTAAGGCATGCCAAATGAGTGGCTTTTTTTGTCATCGTCCCTATATCATGAGAGACCATGAGCAATGTCATCCCTTTGTCTTTGTTTAAGGTTTCCAACAAGCGATAAAAGGAATCGACATGAGCTGCATCTACACCAACCGTAGGCTCATCCAAAATCAATAACTTTGGGTCACTTACCAATGCGCGCGCAATAAACACACGTTGCTGTTGGCCGCCGGATAACAACGCAATATTTTTATCAATGAAGCTTGTCATATCTACAGCTTCAACGGCCTCTTCTATTCTCTGTCGATTGGCTTTATTCATAAATTGAAAAAAACCTACCTTAGAGACGAGTCCCATAGAGACAACTTCTCTAACTGTCGCAGGAAAACCTGAGTTAAAGCTATTCGCTTTCTGAGAAATATAACCGACCTTATTCCACTCTTTAAACTTTGGAGCTGATACGCCAAAAAGCTGTATTTGGGAACGTGCCGATGACGGCAAAAGATTGAGAATCAATTTAATCAATGTAGATTTCCCTGACCCGTTAGGACCTACTAATGCCATAAATGCCCCGTCTGGTATCGTTAATGAGATATTACGCAATACGTCAACATCATTGTACCGAAAGGACAGCTGGTCGATTGATAACACAGGCGTCGTATTCACAGTCGCCCACCTCTCTATAAATTGCTAAGATGATTCAATCTTAAGTAAGAATTATTCCGATTTACCACTCAGATATTATAGCGAATAATAGCTGAGAAGTAAATTGATGAGGATCTTGTCTAAGCGCATCATTGTTCCATAGCATCTCAACGAAAGAAAAAACCCTTCAAATGCGACGCACATAGAAGGGATTCCTTATACGAAACAATAGAAAAGTCATGTTTTAAAGACTTTAATGAGCGGCAGCCTCTGTTTGTATTTTTGTCGCGTACCAGCTTTTGGCACTTCCATTTTCTCTTACATAAGAGTGCATTCCAAATATACCACGATGATAGGCCGTTAATGCCTGATCCCAGTTTCCATAACGTTCATGTAGAAAATCCAAATAAACAATTGACAATTGAATGGAATACAGCGGATCAAACAACAGCTCGTCTTTATACGTTAGATTGGCCATTTCCGCAATCCAAGGGGCGGTATTTTTCATGAATTGCGACATGCCATAAGCTCTGCCATACTGCGTTTGAGGTCCAGTAAGCGATGGATTAAACGTCCCACCTGTCTCAACTGAGAGCAACTCAAACACGACATAGGGATCAATATCGTATCGCTTTGCTTCTTGAAAAAGGAACAATCCCCATTCTTTTTTAAATTGCCCATCACTTTTCTTATACAAGCTTTCAGCCAATGTGACTGCCTGCGCCCATTCTTCGTACCCGTTCATGCTTCCGCTTCGCTCTTTGCTCACGTATGTTTTTATCATCTCTGGGCTAATTGAATAATTATCAAGCAGCTGTTTTTTTTCAGATACATTTTGCTCTAATGCAGACACTTCTTTGTTAAGTAACGTGACTTTCTGAGAAAAATAAAACGTCACGCCAGCACACATTATGATCGCAAGAAGCATCATGAACATTGTTGGCATATTTGTGCGTTTCGACTGCATCGACATCCCTCCTTGTCCATGACGCCTATCTTAGCCTAAGTCAGCAATGCTTTCAAGCTTCAAGGTGCGCTACTCCCCCTCATCTACAGTAAGTGGCAGTGTAAACGTAATTTTTGTCCCCTTCTCAAGCTCACTCTCGACAAAAAACTCTCCTTCATGATTTTCCACAATTTTTTTACAAAGCGGAATCCCTATACCATTGCCTTTTTCTTTTGTTGTAAAAAACGGTTTCCCCAATTGTTCGAGGACTTCTTTTTCCATCCCTTTACCGAAATCCTGGATAACGATCTGATAGTGCCTATTTTCCATCACTTTCGTGTGCAATACGAACCGGCGATTGTCTTTTTTCTCTTCGTACACCTCAATGGTATTGCGAAGAAGATTCAACAAAACTTGCTTTATCATCGCCTCATTTACATCCACATACGCATCTGTTTTTTCGATATGGTATTCGAACGTAATATTATGTAAAAGGCATTCAGAGCGAATAATGTACACGAGTGATTGAAAAATAGCATGAGGAAGTTGTTTTTGCTTTTTTATCTTTTTTCTAGACACTGATAGGAAATCTTCGATAATGTCATTCATACGCGTTAATTCGCTCAAGATGGTGTTGTAATATTTAGTCCAATCGTTCGTTAACGAAGAGAGCTGTAAAAAGCCTCTTATGACCGACAATGGATTTCTTAGCTCGTGCGCCACACCTGCCGCGAGCTGTGAAACGGATTCCATCTGCTGCTTATAGATCAGTAAATTTTCAAACCGTTGCTGGTACGAACGATCATGAACAAGCAAAAGAATGCCTTCGTCTTCAGGAAAATACAACCCTTGAAACTGATACAAAGCATCATCCTCGTAATAATAGCGTTCGTTTACCAAACCAGTTGATCGTATTTCCTCGACGATTTCAATTAAAGTGTCCTTTAAGGGATGCTTTGTTTGAAGGGCATGCACACTACTGCCTGTGATATGCTGCGCCTCCAATTGAAGATACTTCCCAAACCGATCATTGCAAAATTGGATTTCATCATCTTCACGAAGAAGGATCACAGCTAAATCCAATTTAGTTTCCAAAAAATTCAAAAATATGTTCGTGTTCTGACTCAGGAGATGATTGAAGCCTGCATTTCTTTGAGCAATATGTTCCGCTTTTTGCTCAATCATTTTGCCGATCAGATAGATAAAATGACCATCCCACTTTCCTTTAAAGGTCATATCACATCTTAGATTATTGCGAGAAAAGGAAAAGGTTGAGTGGCGCTCGTCCTCTTTTTGTGATGACGTGAGCATTTTTAAAAATTGAAACACCTGTTGCCTATCTTCTTCCTCAAAATAATGAAAAAAAGAAAAGGTCTTCTCTCCGAATATCCTCTTGCCGCAATGGTTTAGGTTTAACACTTCTCCATTTGGACCAAGCACAAGACGGATTTCCTGTGACAATTCATCAAAAACTGTATGATCTATATCGGCCTGAACGTGAGAATGCACTACTTCTAGTCCCCCTTTCTAGCGTTTGGAACAGTCATGCGAATCTTAAACAGAATATTAACATGATTTATCGATACATTCCATTCATCAACTTCAGTCCCCTTTCATACGTATAAAAAGGCAATATGAAAGGAGGAGTGACATGTTCGTTAAAAAGATTGTGAACCAAAAGCTTCGTCGAATTTCTCCTAAAGAATTATTAAAATATGCTAAAAATTATCAAATTAACTTAACAGAGCCACAAGCGGAAAAAATCGCTACGATTTTCCATCAGCAACCGAACCTTGACGTATACGACGTACAGCAACGATCAAAGCTATTAAAGACCATTTCTGAACGCGTTGGGCCATCTACAGCTGCACAGCTAGAGCAGTTATTTGTTAAACTAACAAGCTCATCATAAAAAATGCGTGTAAGTAAAAAGCATGTTGGCCTTTTTGGTCACATGCTTTCTTCAGATTGTAGCTGTTCTTTTAAGTTTTGATTAAATTTACGAGATCGAAGCATTTCAATTTCAAGCTTATATGGCGCTGTCTTATTATTCTTATCCTCTCCGACATATGGGGTTTCAAGTATTTTAGGTAGCTCTGCTAATTGAGGATGGCTAACGATTTTGTCCAACGCTGCAAATCCTATTTTCCCGAAACCAATATTTTCATGCCGGTCTTTAGCAGCACCCTGTTCATTTTTACTATCATTTACATGAACAACCTTTAATCGGTCTACTCCGATGATTTTATCAAAGTGATTTAACACACCATCGAAGTCGTTCACGATATCATAGCCTGCGTCATGGGTATGGCATGTATCAAAACAAACCGACAAGTGCTGATTATGCACTACACCGTCAATGATCTTGGCCAGCTCTTCAAAGGTTTTTCCACATTCCGATCCTTTACCAGCCATCGTCTCAAGTGCGATTTGTACCTCTTCTTTATTCGAGATGACTTCATTTAATCCTTTAATTATCTGTTGAATTCCTACATCTGTTCCCTCTTTTACGTGTGCACCAGGATGCAATACAATTTGCTTGGCTCCGATGGCCTGAGCGCGATCTATCTCTGCACGCAAAAAAGAAACAGCTAGTTCAAAGGTTTCTGGTTTTACAGCATTGCCAAGATTGATAATATATGGGGCATGCACGACAATATCAGTAATCCCATTTTCTTTTGCATGTGCGAGACCTGCATCAATATTAAGTTCTTCAATTTTCTTTCGGCGCGTGTTTTGTGGTGCACCAGTATAAATCATAAAAGTCGTCGCTCCATAGCTTGCTGCCTCTTCACTAGAACCGAGAAGCATTTTCTTTCCACTCATGGATACATGTGAACCAATTTTCAACGTACTCACCTCACTGTTTCATTCCAACAAAAGTGTACCACACCTTGCTCTCTCAATCCATTGACACCACTTATCCCTTTAAAAGCATAGATGTTTTGTCAAACCCCTTTCCTTTCCTTTATAATGAAAGGAGATGGAGAGGAGGAGACCAAATGAAAGTCATAAAAATTGCACCAAGAGGGTACTGCTACGGTGTTGTTGATGCAATGGTGATCGCGAAGAATGCATCAATGGACAAAACGCTCCCCAGACCCATTTATATTCTCGGCATGATTGTTCATAATAAGCATGTTACTGATGCATTTGAAGCTGAAGGTATAATTACAGTAGATGGAGACAGCCGCGAAGATTTGCTTGAACAAATTAATGAAGGTACTGTCATCTTTACAGCACACGGTGTCTCCCCGTCAGTTCGTAAAAAAGCGACAGACAAAGGACTTACCGTATTAGATGCGACATGTCCAGATGTGACGGTGACCCATGACCTTATACGTGAGAAGGCCGCTGAAGGGTATGACATTGTGTATATCGGTAAAAAACATCACCCAGAGCCTGAGGGTGCGGTCGGCGTAGCTCCTCATGCCGTGCATCTAATTGAAACTGTTGAGGATGCCAACGAACTGAACATAGAAAATGATCGAATTCTAATTACGAACCAGACGACGATGAGTCAGTGGGATGTCATTGATGTGTCGAATCGTGTGCAGGAACGCTATCCGCAGACACTTTTTCATAAGGAGATATGCAAAGCGACTCAGGTCCGCCAAGAAGCGGTTGCCGAACAAGCGAAGGAAGCAGACCTAACGATCGTTGTCGGTGACCCGAAGAGCAATAACTCAAACCGGTTAGCTCAAGTGTCAGAGGAAATCGCCGGCACAACAGCCTATCGTGTGACAGACCTGACTGAAATCCAGTTAGAATGGTTAAAAGATGTGCACACAGTGGCCGTTACGGCAGGCGCATCTACGCCAACACCGGTCGTGCGTGAGGTCATTGCTTTCTTCGAAGCCTTTACTTGGGAAGACGAGTCAACATGGACTCGAGAATGGACGTTAGAAACGGATAGAATTCTGCCGAAAGTAAGACCAAAGAAAAAAGCGTAAACAATATAGGGCAGTCTTAAAAGCTTAAAAAACGTGCCAATTACTGGCACGTTTTTTTTACTAAAAGCATAACAAATCCTTCCTGGAACTAGTCCCGCCTCACCGTTTTCTTACAAGAGGTTAAACGGTTCTGATGTGTGTTCGGACGCTGCAATAGCGATGGATGGGAGTTGTTGTTTTAAATAGTGAGCCACGCCATGTTTCATGATCTTTTCTGCATGATGCCCCGGATCAACAAGCAACATGCCTTCGTACATCGCATCCTGTGCTGTGTGGAAATACAAATCACCCGTCACATAAACATCTGCACCTTGAACTTGTGCAGCTCCGATGTATTTATTGCCATCGCCACCAAGAACAGCGATGGTTTGCACCAGTCGTTCATGGTCCCCTACCGTTCTTACAAAGGGCACTTGAAGGGACCGTTTCACATGTTCAGCAAACTGTCCAAACGGAAGTGGTTTCTCTAACATGCCGATTCTTCCAAGGCCGTACGTTTCTCCTGTCACGTCAAGCGTTATAGAATCATAGGCCATCACTTCATATGGGTGGGCTTTTTTTGCTGCAGATAATACTTTTTGTAGGACCGGCTCATGCACAATCATTTCCAAACGAACTTCACTCACCTTCTCAAGCTCACCAGCTGAGCCTAAATAAGGTGTCGCCTCTTCGTTCGGTTTAAACATCCCTACGCCAGAGGTCTGAAATGCACATGCGCTATAGTTCCCTAATGCCCCCCCTCCTGCTGCTGCCATTGCAGTGTGTACGTCCTCTGTATGTGTCTCAGGCACAAATATGATTAATTTGTGTAGCTTCTCTGTAGAGGTTTCTGCGAGGACCCGTGTTTGTTTAAGGTCGAGTGCGTTCGCCAACATATCATTTACACCGCCAGGCGCGATATCTAGATTTGTATGGGCTACGTAAACTGCGATGTTATGTTGAAGCAACTCGACCAATAATTTCCCTCGGTACGTCGACGTATCTACTGTTTTAATAGGCGAAAATATAAAGGGGTGGTGAGCAATGATTAAATTCGCGCCTGCGTTAATCGCTTCTTTAACGACCTCCATCGTGACATCTAGCGTCACAATGATGCCTGATAGTTCAGTTTCTGAATTGCCAACCTGGAGTCCAATGCGATCTCCCTCCACGGCATACGAAGGCTTTGCCCATGCTTCCATGGACGTGACTGCCTCTGCGATTTTCATTGAATCACTCCTTGTATCATGCGAAGTTTGTTCGTAAATTGCTCTCGTTTTTCTTGAATGGAGGAATCATTCACAGATTGATCCAACGAGAGTAACAAACGCTTGGTTTTCCCTTCTTCATCCTGCCATTTTTTTTGGAACACAGGATTGGTAGGGTTCTTTATTAGACAAGGTCCGAATAAAACCTCTTCCTCAGATAACTCCTGATCGCCTGGTTCAACGATTAAAACCTCATACAGTTTATCATTTTCCTCAATAATCTCTTCTGAAACAATTCGGTACTGGTTGTGCTGAAGCCAAAAGCGCAGCGCTGGTTCACCATTATTTGGTTGCAGGATCATTTTAGGAACTGGAAGCACCTCTGATTCGCCTTCAAGAATGGTTTTAATGAGCACGCCGCCCATGCCACAGATTGTAATACAATCAACTTCGCCTTTCTTCAGGACGGATAATCCATCACCTTGTCGCACATCAATTTTATCATCCAAATGAAGCGCGGATACTTGTGCTTTCGCCGCTGCAAAAGGCCCATCATTTAGTTCACCTGCAATGGCTGAACGAATTTTATCTTGCTGTACTAACACGACAGGAAGATAAGCATGGTCGGAGCCAATATCGGCTAAGCGAGCCCCTAGTGGAATATATGAAGCCACCGTCTCTAGACGTTTCGACAATGTATGATCATTCATTTGACGCGCCCTCGTTTCCCTTATAATCAAAAAAAGAAAAAGGCAGTCATCTGCCTTTCTCAATGGTTACTTCTGTTCACCAAGCCATTCAGCCAAAACATCAAGCTCCTCACCTGACACGAGGTTTGGTGGCATTGCCGCACTTGGTGGATTTTGGATGACGCCTTTAATTTCGTCAACTGAATACTTGCTGCCAATCTGTTGAAGGTTCGGTCCCGATGCCCCTTCGAGATTTTGCCCATGACACATTGCGCAATTTTGCGCAAAAATCTCCTCAGGTGTCGCTGCTTCCGTAGCGCCTTCACCTTCCGCATTCTGGTTTACACCAACCGTGGAAAGGACGACAATTAAGATGATGCCAAGCACCGCTATCGTCAAAAATGGCATGAGTGGATTTTTCATTGATGCTCCCCCTTATGTAGTACCAAAAGCGTTTCCATTACTGCACATCATTTATTTTACAATAAAATCACCCCGATGAGGAAGGGGAGATTGATAATTAATAGAAACAATCGCGATTTTCGTCGAAAAAGAACGAGTAAAAACTGCCAACGTGATTTGCAAATCACTATAAGATTCAGTAAAATAAGTGTAGGATGTTTCTAACTTCCTCTTATAGAATTAATTTGCTCCAACAGCATTTCAACTGTTGAAGCAAATAGTTTTCTTTTTTCATATCCCTTATTCTAAGAAATCTTTTAGACGCTTACTCCGGCTTGGGTGGCGTAGCTTACGAAGCGCTTTTGCTTCAATTTGTCTGATTCTTTCGCGCGTCACACCAAACACTTTCCCTACCTCTTCCAATGTACGTGTTCGTCCATCATCTAGCCCAAAACGCAAGCGCAGAACATTTTCTTCTCGATCTGTCAATGTATCAAGGACATCCTCTAATTGTTCTTTAAGAAGCTCATAGGCCGCTGCATCAGATGGTGACGTTGCTTCCTGATCTTCAATAAAGTCGCCTAAATGGGAGTCATCCTCTTCACCGATAGGCGTTTCAAGAGATACAGGTTCTTGAGCAATTTTAAGGATTTCACGCACTTTATCAGAGGTCAGCTCCATTTCTTGAGCAATTTCCTCAGGTGTAGGCTCTCGTCCTAGATCTTGCAAAAGCTGTCTTTGTACACGAACAAGCTTGTTAATCGTTTCAACCATATGAACAGGAATACGAATGGTTCTTGCCTGGTCTGCGATGGCACGAGTAATGGCCTGACGAATCCACCAAGTAGCATAGGTGCTAAATTTAAAGCCTTTTCTGTGGTCAAATTTTTCTACAGCTTTAATTAGACCCATGTTTCCTTCCTGAATGAGATCCAGAAACAGCATTCCCCGTCCTACATAGCGTTTAGCGATCGACACCACGAGACGTAAGTTTGCTTCTGCAAGGCG from Aureibacillus halotolerans encodes the following:
- a CDS encoding deoxyribonuclease IV is translated as MKIGSHVSMSGKKMLLGSSEEAASYGATTFMIYTGAPQNTRRKKIEELNIDAGLAHAKENGITDIVVHAPYIINLGNAVKPETFELAVSFLRAEIDRAQAIGAKQIVLHPGAHVKEGTDVGIQQIIKGLNEVISNKEEVQIALETMAGKGSECGKTFEELAKIIDGVVHNQHLSVCFDTCHTHDAGYDIVNDFDGVLNHFDKIIGVDRLKVVHVNDSKNEQGAAKDRHENIGFGKIGFAALDKIVSHPQLAELPKILETPYVGEDKNNKTAPYKLEIEMLRSRKFNQNLKEQLQSEESM
- a CDS encoding Nif3-like dinuclear metal center hexameric protein translates to MKIAEAVTSMEAWAKPSYAVEGDRIGLQVGNSETELSGIIVTLDVTMEVVKEAINAGANLIIAHHPFIFSPIKTVDTSTYRGKLLVELLQHNIAVYVAHTNLDIAPGGVNDMLANALDLKQTRVLAETSTEKLHKLIIFVPETHTEDVHTAMAAAGGGALGNYSACAFQTSGVGMFKPNEEATPYLGSAGELEKVSEVRLEMIVHEPVLQKVLSAAKKAHPYEVMAYDSITLDVTGETYGLGRIGMLEKPLPFGQFAEHVKRSLQVPFVRTVGDHERLVQTIAVLGGDGNKYIGAAQVQGADVYVTGDLYFHTAQDAMYEGMLLVDPGHHAEKIMKHGVAHYLKQQLPSIAIAASEHTSEPFNLL
- a CDS encoding DUF2624 family protein, with translation MFVKKIVNQKLRRISPKELLKYAKNYQINLTEPQAEKIATIFHQQPNLDVYDVQQRSKLLKTISERVGPSTAAQLEQLFVKLTSSS
- a CDS encoding c-type cytochrome, whose product is MKNPLMPFLTIAVLGIILIVVLSTVGVNQNAEGEGATEAATPEEIFAQNCAMCHGQNLEGASGPNLQQIGSKYSVDEIKGVIQNPPSAAMPPNLVSGEELDVLAEWLGEQK
- a CDS encoding tRNA (adenine(22)-N(1))-methyltransferase, with the translated sequence MNDHTLSKRLETVASYIPLGARLADIGSDHAYLPVVLVQQDKIRSAIAGELNDGPFAAAKAQVSALHLDDKIDVRQGDGLSVLKKGEVDCITICGMGGVLIKTILEGESEVLPVPKMILQPNNGEPALRFWLQHNQYRIVSEEIIEENDKLYEVLIVEPGDQELSEEEVLFGPCLIKNPTNPVFQKKWQDEEGKTKRLLLSLDQSVNDSSIQEKREQFTNKLRMIQGVIQ
- a CDS encoding 4-hydroxy-3-methylbut-2-enyl diphosphate reductase encodes the protein MKVIKIAPRGYCYGVVDAMVIAKNASMDKTLPRPIYILGMIVHNKHVTDAFEAEGIITVDGDSREDLLEQINEGTVIFTAHGVSPSVRKKATDKGLTVLDATCPDVTVTHDLIREKAAEGYDIVYIGKKHHPEPEGAVGVAPHAVHLIETVEDANELNIENDRILITNQTTMSQWDVIDVSNRVQERYPQTLFHKEICKATQVRQEAVAEQAKEADLTIVVGDPKSNNSNRLAQVSEEIAGTTAYRVTDLTEIQLEWLKDVHTVAVTAGASTPTPVVREVIAFFEAFTWEDESTWTREWTLETDRILPKVRPKKKA
- the rpoD gene encoding RNA polymerase sigma factor RpoD, giving the protein MAEKSARSKEVEGELLTVDQVKEQLTEQGKKRGSITYEEVAEKMAGFELESYQMDEFYEYLGEQGIEVNGESEDDPNVQQLSKEEEFDLNDLSVPPGVKINDPVRMYLKEIGRVDLLSAKDEIQLATRIEAGDEEAKRRLAEANLRLVVSIAKRYVGRGMLFLDLIQEGNMGLIKAVEKFDHRKGFKFSTYATWWIRQAITRAIADQARTIRIPVHMVETINKLVRVQRQLLQDLGREPTPEEIAQEMELTSDKVREILKIAQEPVSLETPIGEEDDSHLGDFIEDQEATSPSDAAAYELLKEQLEDVLDTLTDREENVLRLRFGLDDGRTRTLEEVGKVFGVTRERIRQIEAKALRKLRHPSRSKRLKDFLE